From Pelmatolapia mariae isolate MD_Pm_ZW linkage group LG1, Pm_UMD_F_2, whole genome shotgun sequence, one genomic window encodes:
- the ndufs3 gene encoding NADH dehydrogenase [ubiquinone] iron-sulfur protein 3, mitochondrial, protein MAASLVRFVRGGLGRSFNIARTSCLLQQQIRLQGSSTETRPTVRPKDAVAHNQLAAFGEYVAEMMPKYIQQVQVTCYNELEVMIHPDGVIPVLTFLRDHTNAQFRNMTDLTAVDIPTRQNRFEIVYNLLSLRYNSRIRVKTYTDELTPVDSAVPVHMAANWYEREVWDMFGVFFANHPDLRRILTDYGFEGHPFRKDFPLSGYVEVRYDDELKRVVAEPVELAQEFRKFDLNTPWEVFPAYRDPKEDAPKLEAGEKAPEKK, encoded by the exons ATGGCGGCGTCGTTGGTACGGTTTGTCCGCGGAGGTCTTGGAAGGAGTTTTAACA TTGCGAGGACTTCGTGTCTCCTGCAGCAGCAGATCAGACTGCAGGGCTCCAGCACCGAGACCAGAC CCACCGTCAGGCCCAAGGATGCTGTCGCTCACAACCAGCTGGCAGCGTTTGGGGAGTATGTGGCAGAGATGATGCCCAAATATATTCAGCAGGTCCAG GTGACCTGCTACAACGAGCTGGAGGTGATGATCCATCCTGATGGAGTCATCCCTGTGCTGACCTTCCTGAGGGACCACACCAATGCTCAGTTCAGGAACATGACTGACCTGACAGCTGTCGACATCCCGACACGGCAGAACCGTTTTGAG ATTGTGTACAACCTGCTGTCGCTGCGCTACAACTCCCGTATCCGCGTCAAGACCTACACCGATGAGTTAACACCGGTTGACTCCGCCGTCCCCGTCCACATGGCCGCCAACTGGTACGAGAGGGAG GTGTGGGACATGTTTGGAGTTTTCTTTGCCAACCATCCTGACCTGAGGCGGATCCTGACAGACTATGGCTTCGAGGGTCACCCCTTCAGGAAGGACTTCCCTCTGTCGGGATATGTGGAG GTTCGTTATGACGATGAGTTGAAACGTGTGGTGGCGGAGCCTGTGGAGCTGGCGCAGGAGTTTAGGAAGTTTGATTTAAACACGCCCTGGGAGGTGTTCCCCGCCTACCGAGATCCCAAAGAGGATGCACCCAAGCTGGAGGCTGGTGAAAAGGCCCCTGAGAAGAAGTGA